The Polyangium mundeleinium genome contains the following window.
TGCGGCGCCGCCCACGGGCGATCTTCGCTGGAAGCCGCCCGCGCTCGCCGCCTGCTGGGAGGGCGTGCGGGACGCGAGCGCGTTCGGCGCGAAATGCCCGCAGATCGACGAAAAAACGAAGATGGCCATCGGCGAGGAGGATTGCCTCTCCCTCAACGTATGGGCCCCCGACGTCCAGGAGGGCAGCGCGCCGCTGCCCGTCCTGTTCTTCGTCCACGGCGGCGGCAACATCCAGGGCTCCAGCAGCGAGACCCTCCCCGGCGGCGCGCCGATCTACAATGGCCAGGACCTCGCCGAATCGCAAAAGGCCGTGGTCGTCACGATCAACTATCGCCTCGGGGCCCTCGGCTTCCTCGCCTTGCCCGAGCTCGCCGCGGAGTCGCCCGTCGCGGCGTCCGGCAATTATGGCCTGCAGGATCAGATGGCCGCGCTGCAATGGGTCCAGAAGAACATCGGCGCGTTCGGCGGGGATCCCGCGCGGGTCCTCCTGTTCGGCGAATCCGCCGGCGCGCTCGACACGCTCACGCTCATGGCGTCGCCGCTCGCGAAGGGGCTCTTCGCCGCGGCGCTCGCCGAGAGCGGGGGCACGACGTCGACGCCGAAGCAGGACGCCGAGGCGGCGATGAGCGAGCGCGTCGCGGAATCGTCCTGTGGGAGCGCTGCCGACAAACTCGCGTGCCTGCGGGGCAAGACGCCGGCGGAGCTGCTCGCGGAGCTGCCGGGGTCCGTGGGGATCGGGAGCGTCTCGATCGGGTCGGATGCCTCCAAATACGGCCCCGTCATCGACGGCTATGTCTTGCCCAAGGCGACGCTTTCGACGTTCACCGCGGGCGAGCACAACCACGTGCCGCTCGTGATCGGCACGAATGGCGAGGAGCTCGCGAAGGGGATGGCGATCGAGGTCTCCACCGCTGCGCAATTCGAGAACGTCATCAAGCAATCGTTCGGCCCGCTCGCGCCCGAGGTCCTCGCCGCCTATCCGGTCGGCGATTACCCCACGCCCCAGGACGCGCTCGTCGCGCTCTACTCGGATCTGCGCTTCAACTGCCCGAACCGGAGCATCGCGCGGGCCGTCGCGGGGAGCCAGAGCGAGGCCGTGTACCGGTACTTCTTCACGCGGCGGGCGAAAACCGCGCAAGGCGAGAATCCGGCGGCCCACGCGGTCGAGCTGCTCTACGTCTTCCACACGCTGACGGACATCGCGCTCTTCACGCCGGCCGCCGAGGACGTCGCGCTCTCGGACGCGATGATGGGCTACTGGGGGCGCTTCGCTGCGAAGGGAGATCCGAACGGCGGCGGCGCCGCGGCCTGGCCGCCATACGACGCGCAGAAGGACACGCACATCGTGCTCGATTCGCCGATTTCGAGCGGCGAGGGCGTGCGGAAAACCCAATGCGACGCCTGGGAGCAGATCGTCGCCGCGCCCTAGCACGACACCCCGCTGCAGCGGCCGGTGGCCGTCAGCGGTTCTCGCAGTCGGTCGCCCAGCGGAGGTTGATCCCGTATTCGCGGTGACAGTAAACGACGCTGTTGTGGATGACGTCATTCCATAGGATGACGGAACTGCCGATCCTCACGTTGTTGCCGGCGGTTCCGCCTCGAAGACGCCATTCGTACGCCGGCTCGTTGCTCCAGACGAGGTTGATCCCGTACTCGCGCTCCTGGTAGCGGAGGTAGCCGCCTCCCTCGACGCTGATCGCGATTCGCTCGTCGTACTTCACGGGCCCTACGACACCGCTGTACTTCCGGAAGCGGATCGGACGCGGCGATACGGGGTTTGGGCTCCAGACGAGGTCGATCCCGTACTCGCGGACTTTGTAACGGATGTACTGCTGGAGGTACGGGTTCAGCAGGTTGTAGCTGTCATTGCTGTAGATCTCGGTCCTGACGGGGTGCCTGACTTGCCAGTCCGCCGTGAGGGCCGGGAGCGTCTGCGCGGCCTCGTCGACCTCGGCCCCGGGCTCGACCGAGATGCTCCCCGATCCGCACCCGACGAGCGCCGTCGCGAGCAAGGTGGCCGTGACCCATCCCCCGGCGATCTTCCGAGCATCCATTGCACGCATCCCCGACCCCTCCCGTGACAGCTCAGCGAAGGTCGCCGCGCTGTCATCGAGGGTTGCATCCGCCGTGCCGGCACCACGCGCCCCGGATAGAACGGACCCGAGCTGCGGAGGAGGTCTTCGAGAGAGTGGAGCGCACGGCGAAGCAGGTGGGCCGCGCTCGCAGCGATTCTCGGCAATCTGCTGACTCAGCGCGACTCGTACACCTGCCCGGACGGGAGCTCCACACACGTCAGATAACCACCCTTGCCACAACGCGTGTCGATCCCGATCACGCACGGGCCGACCCACGCGTCCTCCTTGTCCTCCGGCGTATACTCCGAGAGCTCGGGCGGGAGGTATTTCGTGGCCGTGTGCCCGAAAATGACGAGCTTGCCCCGATACTCGCGCACGAAGTCGTCATCCCGGCACCAGAGCATCGCCAGACGCTTTTGCGTGGTGGAAGGGTGCTCGAAGCCGTTCGCTCCCTTCGGCAGGGCCGCGTGTACGTAAATCGCGTGCTCGTCCTCGTACCAGTACGGGAGCTGCCGCATCCATTCGACGACGTCGGGCGGGAAAAAGGTGCCTTTGAAGAGAGGCTCGACCTCGTCGTCGGCCATGCCTTCGCCCTCGGCCGGAGGCGGTCTGCCAAGGTACGAGCGCAGCGTGGCGAGGCAGCCGTTTTGCGGGGGGATGACGAATTCGGGCCAGCCGCGCTCGAGGATGCGGAGCCAAGCGTCTTCATGATTGCCGCGGAGGGGGACGACCTTCGCGGGCGTCTGCGAAGGGAGGGCGCGGAGGAGCGCGACGACGTCGGCCGAGCGGGGGCCTCGATCGAGGTAATCGCCGACGAAAACGAGGGTGTCGGTCGTGTCGAGCGGAGGCAGGGTGCCGAGGAGGCGCTGGAGCGCGTCGAGGTCGCCGTGAATGTCGCCGATGGCGAAGGTGCGGCCAGGCATGGGGCGGCGAGAGCAGCAGGGATCTCTGGGGAAGGCAAGGGGCTTTTGCTTGCTCTCGTGTTGACGTCCTCACCCCA
Protein-coding sequences here:
- a CDS encoding metallophosphoesterase family protein, which gives rise to MPGRTFAIGDIHGDLDALQRLLGTLPPLDTTDTLVFVGDYLDRGPRSADVVALLRALPSQTPAKVVPLRGNHEDAWLRILERGWPEFVIPPQNGCLATLRSYLGRPPPAEGEGMADDEVEPLFKGTFFPPDVVEWMRQLPYWYEDEHAIYVHAALPKGANGFEHPSTTQKRLAMLWCRDDDFVREYRGKLVIFGHTATKYLPPELSEYTPEDKEDAWVGPCVIGIDTRCGKGGYLTCVELPSGQVYESR
- a CDS encoding carboxylesterase/lipase family protein, with the translated sequence MNLGHPRSAWALLVPLAATLLACSGSGSGSGGGSGGGGSGGGGSGGSGGDSARCVVETPSDPGIVATDSGLVRGTMEGASWVYRGIPYAAPPTGDLRWKPPALAACWEGVRDASAFGAKCPQIDEKTKMAIGEEDCLSLNVWAPDVQEGSAPLPVLFFVHGGGNIQGSSSETLPGGAPIYNGQDLAESQKAVVVTINYRLGALGFLALPELAAESPVAASGNYGLQDQMAALQWVQKNIGAFGGDPARVLLFGESAGALDTLTLMASPLAKGLFAAALAESGGTTSTPKQDAEAAMSERVAESSCGSAADKLACLRGKTPAELLAELPGSVGIGSVSIGSDASKYGPVIDGYVLPKATLSTFTAGEHNHVPLVIGTNGEELAKGMAIEVSTAAQFENVIKQSFGPLAPEVLAAYPVGDYPTPQDALVALYSDLRFNCPNRSIARAVAGSQSEAVYRYFFTRRAKTAQGENPAAHAVELLYVFHTLTDIALFTPAAEDVALSDAMMGYWGRFAAKGDPNGGGAAAWPPYDAQKDTHIVLDSPISSGEGVRKTQCDAWEQIVAAP